In Deltaproteobacteria bacterium HGW-Deltaproteobacteria-6, a single window of DNA contains:
- a CDS encoding MFS transporter, whose translation MSNDVKLFGLPAESGRWVYVVLGLIMCVCLGAVYAYSIFLAPVRKAFDVSASMANLPFMVFLAFFAVTMFFGGRMMEKLGPRKLGIIGGIIVGLGWFLSSFASNIWVLTLTYGVIAGSGVGLVYGCPVAMGAKWFPDKKGLAVGLTLAGFGGTGKLASLLIPSVGLSNTFLYFGVAFGIILVVLSLPFHFPAAGWVPAGWKPAAGAVAATDFTPGEMAKTSTFWGLFFCFLIGSIAGLMAIGISKPVGNEIIKITGETAATLVGVFAIFNALGRPLFGFLTDKINPRNASILNLIVILVVSIIMIAAKEGDTGLYTFSFIGFWLCLGGWLAIAPTATAAFFGMKNYARNYGVVFFAYGVGAIVGGIISGQAKDVFGTYTYAFYPTAVLAAAGIVLAFALLKQPKKA comes from the coding sequence ATGAGTAACGATGTCAAGCTGTTTGGACTGCCTGCGGAAAGTGGCAGGTGGGTTTATGTGGTTTTGGGATTGATTATGTGTGTGTGTCTGGGGGCGGTTTATGCTTACAGTATTTTTCTGGCACCGGTCAGAAAAGCCTTTGACGTTTCCGCGTCCATGGCGAACCTGCCTTTTATGGTTTTCCTGGCGTTTTTTGCCGTTACCATGTTTTTCGGTGGGCGCATGATGGAGAAATTGGGTCCGCGCAAACTGGGAATCATTGGCGGTATTATTGTCGGGTTGGGCTGGTTTTTATCCAGTTTCGCATCGAATATCTGGGTTTTGACCCTGACCTATGGGGTGATTGCCGGCTCGGGTGTCGGCCTCGTCTATGGCTGCCCCGTGGCCATGGGGGCCAAATGGTTCCCGGATAAAAAAGGATTGGCTGTCGGATTGACGCTGGCAGGTTTCGGCGGCACGGGCAAGCTTGCTTCCTTGCTGATTCCTTCTGTTGGATTGTCGAACACCTTCCTGTATTTCGGTGTTGCATTCGGTATTATTCTGGTTGTCTTAAGTCTGCCTTTCCATTTTCCCGCCGCCGGTTGGGTGCCGGCGGGTTGGAAGCCGGCCGCGGGAGCAGTCGCCGCAACGGATTTTACCCCCGGAGAAATGGCGAAAACATCGACATTTTGGGGATTGTTTTTCTGCTTTCTTATCGGGTCGATTGCCGGACTGATGGCTATTGGTATATCCAAACCGGTGGGCAACGAGATCATCAAAATTACAGGTGAGACGGCTGCGACGCTCGTCGGTGTATTCGCTATTTTCAACGCGCTGGGTCGTCCGCTATTCGGATTTTTGACGGACAAGATTAATCCCCGCAATGCCAGCATCCTTAATTTGATCGTGATCCTTGTTGTGTCAATTATTATGATTGCGGCCAAAGAAGGTGATACGGGACTCTATACATTCAGCTTTATCGGATTCTGGCTTTGCCTGGGGGGGTGGCTGGCCATTGCTCCGACTGCAACAGCGGCATTCTTCGGGATGAAAAATTATGCGCGCAACTATGGCGTGGTTTTTTTTGCATACGGCGTGGGCGCTATCGTCGGTGGTATTATCTCCGGTCAGGCCAAAGATGTGTTCGGGACATACACCTATGCATTCTATCCCACAGCCGTTCTCGCGGCTGCAGGAATCGTTCTGGCGTTTGCATTGCTTAAACAGCCGAAAAAAGCTTAG
- a CDS encoding activase, whose translation MHSLGINIGSSNVKVAMLEGDDIAWSAVEPHEGNFLDTLKKILSSRHLPLDIKTLATGTEGRHLLNINSVIEPLCIERALQKLNHQIDALVSLGGEDLVVYTIDKNNKIITSFSGNKCASGTGEFFKQQLARMNMKLSDINNIPKDCRVLKLSSRCSVFMKSDCTHRLNKGEAKTGDIVLSLSDVMAIKVVDFLKRARIEKGKVLLVGGVTQNPYILRFIRERMPDIEFIVPEEAAYFEAYGAALMAAISGSSLPSLNSLFKKSHIQFKRFKSLQTAQGRVTYLPSQKGKVKAGHEYILGVDGGSTTTKACLIDIETSEVTASFYGRTHGDPVNSLKNCLIEIKKQIREDIGDGKINITLASTTGSSREILGVFLETPAVYNEIIAHAVGTSFYRDNIDTIFEIGGQDAKYVSLKNKVPIDYAMNEACSAGTGSFLEESAQGDLNISDAALIGDIALAAREPLKFGEHCSAFINSDIRNAIQQGATREDITAGIVTSIVSNYLNRVVGNRTIGKNIVLQGGVAKNKAVPLAFAMLLDKDILVPPDPELMGCFGVGILAKQKVTEGFLTKGAYDIDQILATSIIYEKEFQCKACDNFCPIRILNVNGHKYMFGGRCNKYANMRKKKVFNEACVIDYIEKRNDILFKECAPDPATLIRKKDYIVGIPRCFSIYTLWPLYSWFFHTLGVETFVSEEISHEGTARVESSYCFPAEIAHGAVQDIFNRKIDYIFLPHFRDMESYEKIAPANFCPITQSLPYYIQKAFPEIPDEKYLAPVVSFMYGLEKAAEPFVTMAAKLGFGESEAKNAFAVAYEKQMECFSQFSRLGKQALEEARLARRAVIAVLGRPYNSFTADANMGIPRKYTSRGYSIIPFDILPFEDQTIYPNMYWYYGQQDMKAGALLKDEDNIFVTYISNFSCAPDSFMLHYLKWIMGTKPFLILELDSHTADAGVDTRIEAFLDIIEGYRSKLTDIREERYDNGLRFINNPGEEIHIKNIITGEKIPIKGNPRVKLLLSNMGRLSAELIGATIRGLGVNAEAMPVPDIYTLQMARNHASGKECLPSHLVLGSALKYLSSDQYRKDEIYILFVPTTTGPCRTGQYFVFYENLFKDLRLENVLVFTLEADNSYTELGPEFTKYAWWATVIGDYMKDVETSLRTCAADPVEAMRIYDQIWQKMLSVAEQDITKVLPVLKDIASTISQIPLARKMEDCPKVLIVGEIYVRRDDFAVDELIQQFSRHGIVGKVSNVAEWFYYCDFVRHYELKKKLNLTPWYRRLFAREFRDIIDWKIEHTYKKNVEKNIRDTLRVTGLVPSTPHDMKAIMKNTEKHFVSHELHSEISISSGVAATAMMDGYSGIVNISPFACLIGRVIEGLFTPWARERKYPAISIEIDGNLLPPNVLSKLEIFMLNVKRFRGKGDSHSMVEREGAKPAAIDRKIIR comes from the coding sequence ATGCACAGTCTGGGAATTAATATCGGCTCCTCGAATGTTAAGGTAGCCATGCTGGAAGGAGATGATATTGCATGGAGCGCCGTAGAACCTCATGAAGGAAACTTTCTCGATACCCTCAAAAAGATTCTTTCAAGCCGTCATTTACCACTGGACATCAAAACACTGGCCACCGGTACCGAAGGCCGGCATCTTTTAAATATCAATAGTGTCATTGAACCTCTCTGCATCGAAAGAGCTCTGCAAAAGCTCAATCATCAAATTGATGCGCTTGTTTCTCTCGGAGGAGAAGATCTTGTCGTCTATACCATCGACAAGAATAATAAAATCATTACCAGTTTTTCCGGCAACAAATGTGCGTCCGGCACCGGCGAATTTTTCAAACAGCAGCTCGCACGGATGAACATGAAGCTCAGCGATATTAACAACATCCCTAAAGACTGCCGGGTGCTGAAGCTTTCTTCGCGCTGTTCGGTCTTCATGAAAAGCGATTGCACACACCGTTTGAACAAGGGCGAAGCCAAAACCGGCGATATTGTCTTATCGCTCTCCGATGTCATGGCCATCAAAGTCGTCGACTTTCTGAAAAGAGCCAGAATCGAAAAAGGAAAAGTCCTGCTCGTTGGCGGCGTAACGCAAAATCCGTACATTCTGCGCTTCATCCGTGAGCGTATGCCGGACATCGAATTCATTGTCCCCGAAGAGGCGGCCTATTTCGAAGCGTACGGAGCGGCGCTGATGGCCGCAATCTCCGGAAGCAGCCTGCCTTCTTTAAATTCATTGTTTAAAAAGAGCCACATTCAGTTTAAAAGATTTAAAAGCCTGCAAACCGCTCAGGGGAGAGTGACCTACCTGCCTTCACAAAAAGGCAAAGTCAAAGCCGGCCATGAATATATCCTCGGCGTCGATGGCGGTTCCACCACTACAAAAGCCTGCCTCATCGACATCGAAACCAGTGAAGTTACCGCATCTTTTTATGGCCGCACGCACGGCGATCCGGTCAACTCACTTAAAAACTGTCTCATCGAAATAAAAAAACAAATTCGGGAAGATATCGGCGACGGGAAAATCAACATCACGCTGGCTTCCACAACCGGCTCTTCGCGGGAAATTCTCGGCGTGTTTCTGGAAACACCTGCCGTTTATAATGAGATCATTGCACATGCCGTCGGCACTTCCTTTTACCGGGACAATATCGACACCATCTTCGAAATCGGCGGACAGGACGCCAAGTATGTGTCTCTGAAAAACAAAGTCCCGATTGATTACGCCATGAATGAAGCCTGTTCCGCGGGAACCGGATCATTCCTGGAAGAATCGGCGCAGGGCGATCTGAATATTTCCGACGCCGCTCTGATCGGCGACATCGCGCTTGCCGCCAGAGAGCCACTGAAGTTCGGCGAACACTGCTCCGCCTTTATCAATTCCGATATACGCAACGCCATTCAGCAGGGCGCAACGCGCGAAGATATTACCGCGGGCATTGTCACCTCTATCGTGTCCAATTACCTCAATCGCGTCGTGGGTAATCGGACCATCGGCAAAAATATTGTACTGCAGGGCGGCGTCGCCAAGAACAAAGCCGTCCCGCTGGCCTTTGCGATGCTTCTGGATAAGGACATTCTGGTGCCGCCTGATCCCGAACTGATGGGTTGCTTCGGCGTGGGCATTCTGGCCAAGCAAAAAGTCACCGAAGGATTTCTGACCAAAGGCGCCTATGACATTGATCAAATCCTCGCCACCAGCATTATCTATGAAAAGGAATTTCAGTGTAAAGCCTGCGACAATTTCTGTCCGATCCGCATTCTCAATGTCAATGGCCACAAATACATGTTCGGCGGCCGCTGTAATAAATACGCCAATATGCGGAAGAAAAAAGTTTTCAATGAAGCCTGCGTGATCGACTACATTGAAAAACGCAATGACATCCTTTTTAAGGAATGCGCCCCCGATCCGGCCACGCTGATCAGAAAAAAAGATTATATCGTCGGCATCCCCCGCTGTTTTTCCATTTATACGCTCTGGCCCCTCTATTCCTGGTTTTTCCATACGCTGGGAGTGGAAACATTTGTCTCCGAAGAGATTTCTCACGAAGGAACGGCGCGTGTGGAAAGCAGTTACTGTTTCCCGGCGGAAATCGCGCATGGCGCCGTTCAGGATATCTTTAACCGCAAAATCGATTATATCTTCCTGCCGCATTTCCGCGATATGGAAAGTTATGAAAAAATTGCTCCGGCCAATTTCTGCCCGATCACACAGAGCCTGCCCTATTATATCCAGAAGGCTTTTCCGGAGATTCCAGACGAAAAATATTTAGCGCCGGTGGTCAGCTTTATGTATGGACTTGAAAAAGCCGCCGAACCGTTTGTCACGATGGCCGCCAAACTGGGCTTCGGCGAAAGCGAGGCGAAAAATGCTTTTGCCGTCGCCTATGAAAAACAAATGGAATGTTTTTCCCAATTTTCCAGATTGGGAAAACAAGCGCTTGAAGAGGCCCGTCTGGCCAGGCGTGCGGTAATCGCCGTTCTGGGACGTCCTTATAACTCCTTTACCGCCGATGCCAATATGGGCATCCCCCGGAAATACACCTCCCGCGGTTATTCGATCATTCCGTTTGATATTCTTCCCTTCGAAGATCAGACTATCTATCCTAACATGTACTGGTATTACGGCCAGCAGGATATGAAAGCCGGCGCACTCCTGAAGGATGAAGACAACATTTTTGTCACCTACATTTCCAATTTTTCCTGCGCCCCTGATTCCTTCATGCTGCATTATTTAAAATGGATCATGGGCACCAAACCATTTCTGATTCTGGAGTTGGATTCCCACACGGCGGATGCCGGCGTCGATACCCGCATTGAGGCGTTTCTGGATATCATCGAAGGTTACCGTTCCAAACTCACCGATATTCGTGAGGAACGATACGACAATGGCCTGCGGTTCATCAACAATCCCGGTGAGGAAATCCACATTAAAAATATCATCACCGGCGAAAAAATCCCGATTAAAGGAAACCCGCGTGTCAAACTGCTCCTATCCAATATGGGCAGACTCTCGGCGGAATTGATCGGCGCAACAATCCGGGGGTTGGGCGTCAACGCGGAAGCCATGCCGGTGCCGGACATCTATACGCTGCAGATGGCTCGCAATCACGCCTCCGGCAAAGAGTGCCTGCCGTCGCACCTTGTCTTAGGCAGCGCTCTCAAGTATTTATCCTCCGACCAATATCGCAAGGATGAAATCTATATTCTGTTTGTGCCCACAACAACCGGCCCTTGCCGAACCGGTCAGTATTTTGTTTTCTATGAAAACCTATTCAAGGATTTGCGTCTGGAAAATGTCCTTGTCTTCACCCTGGAGGCAGATAATTCCTACACCGAACTGGGTCCGGAATTCACCAAGTACGCCTGGTGGGCGACGGTCATCGGCGACTATATGAAAGATGTCGAAACATCTTTGCGGACATGCGCGGCCGATCCTGTCGAGGCTATGAGGATCTATGATCAGATCTGGCAAAAAATGCTCAGCGTAGCCGAGCAGGATATTACCAAAGTTCTGCCGGTTCTCAAGGATATCGCCTCGACAATTTCTCAAATACCGCTGGCCAGAAAAATGGAAGACTGCCCGAAAGTGCTGATTGTGGGTGAAATCTACGTCCGGCGCGACGATTTCGCCGTTGATGAACTGATTCAACAGTTCAGCCGTCACGGCATCGTCGGCAAGGTATCGAATGTCGCCGAATGGTTTTACTATTGCGACTTCGTCCGGCACTACGAGCTCAAAAAGAAATTGAACCTGACGCCGTGGTACAGGCGTTTATTCGCCCGGGAGTTTCGCGACATCATCGATTGGAAAATTGAACATACCTATAAAAAAAATGTGGAAAAAAACATTCGCGACACGCTGCGCGTAACCGGACTGGTGCCCAGTACGCCTCATGATATGAAAGCCATCATGAAAAACACGGAAAAGCATTTTGTCAGCCATGAACTGCATTCGGAAATCAGCATCTCCAGCGGCGTGGCCGCTACCGCCATGATGGACGGCTATTCGGGCATCGTCAACATTTCCCCGTTTGCCTGCCTGATCGGCCGCGTCATCGAAGGATTATTCACGCCATGGGCCAGAGAAAGAAAATATCCGGCGATTTCCATTGAAATCGACGGGAACCTTTTACCGCCCAATGTTTTAAGCAAACTGGAAATTTTCATGCTTAACGTCAAGCGATTCCGCGGCAAAGGAGACAGCCATTCCATGGTAGAGCGGGAAGGCGCAAAACCGGCGGCGATAGACAGAAAGATTATCCGGTAA
- the atpB gene encoding ATP synthase F0 subunit A produces the protein MEPLIFFHTTWLKDVGINMTIVFNTLFIVLLLSVLSFLATRRLQVYPGRLQNVMEVIVDGLHTLLLDTMGTHGKKFFPLIATIGLFIFTSNMIGIIPGFESPTANINTNLAMALVVFFSTHVIGIITHGFKYIKQFLGPVWWLIPLMLPIELISHLSRPLSLTFRLFGNIAGEDIVLLVVLLLVPLIVPLPIMFLMIFTSVVQTLVFMLLSMMYIGGAMEEAH, from the coding sequence ATGGAACCCCTAATATTCTTCCACACGACCTGGCTGAAAGATGTGGGCATTAACATGACCATTGTTTTCAATACTTTGTTTATAGTTCTTCTGCTGTCCGTGCTTTCCTTCCTGGCAACACGGCGTTTGCAGGTTTACCCGGGACGTCTGCAAAATGTTATGGAAGTCATCGTGGACGGCCTTCACACATTGTTGCTCGACACGATGGGAACCCATGGAAAAAAGTTTTTTCCGTTAATCGCCACGATCGGGCTTTTCATCTTTACGTCAAACATGATCGGAATCATTCCCGGATTTGAATCACCTACTGCCAACATCAACACAAATCTGGCCATGGCACTGGTTGTATTCTTCTCAACACATGTCATCGGCATCATCACCCACGGCTTCAAGTATATCAAACAGTTTCTGGGACCTGTCTGGTGGCTGATTCCACTCATGCTACCTATTGAGCTCATCAGTCATCTGTCGCGGCCTTTGTCTCTGACCTTCCGGTTATTCGGCAATATCGCAGGTGAAGACATTGTTCTCCTGGTTGTTCTGCTTCTGGTGCCGCTGATTGTTCCGCTGCCCATTATGTTCTTGATGATCTTTACCTCAGTCGTTCAGACACTGGTTTTCATGCTGCTGTCCATGATGTATATCGGCGGCGCGATGGAGGAAGCTCATTAA
- a CDS encoding F0F1 ATP synthase subunit: MDSETKKLGIQMAYASSIGIAMVLAIFGCLLLGSYLDRKFDSGHVFTVVFLLIGISAGFRNIYVLVQRNFRDEESIIKSLKSEPHRQRPAPKKT, from the coding sequence ATGGATAGCGAAACCAAAAAATTGGGCATCCAGATGGCCTATGCCAGCAGTATTGGAATCGCAATGGTTCTGGCAATTTTTGGTTGCCTCCTTTTAGGAAGTTATTTAGATCGGAAATTTGATTCCGGCCATGTATTCACCGTCGTTTTTCTATTGATCGGAATTTCGGCCGGATTTCGTAACATATATGTTTTAGTGCAAAGAAATTTCAGAGATGAAGAATCCATCATAAAGAGTTTAAAAAGTGAACCTCATCGCCAAAGACCCGCTCCAAAGAAAACTTGA
- a CDS encoding GDP-fucose synthetase: MLKVKYVLENKRITVTGGKGFLGHHLINRLNEYGCLSINIADLPEYNLTNPVDIRRMFDTTKPDIVIHLAAKVGGIGFNQEKPAELLYDNLMMGTQLIHEAWLHKIEKFVALGTICAYPKFTPVPFKEEDIWNGYPEETNAPYGLAKKMMLVQSQAYRQQYGFNSIFLLPVNLYGPGDNFNPRSSHVIPALIKKCFDAMDSHSDTLEVWGTGQATREFFYVEDAADAICLAADSYEKSEPVNIGAGFEISIKDLTELIAGLVGFPGKIVWDTSKPDGQPRRLLDTSKAMKEFGFKAATDLSTGLNKTIDWYRKNRHFLNK, from the coding sequence ATGTTAAAGGTGAAATACGTGCTTGAAAATAAACGCATTACTGTTACGGGCGGCAAAGGATTTCTGGGACATCACCTGATCAACAGGCTTAATGAATACGGTTGCCTGAGCATCAACATTGCCGATCTGCCCGAATACAACCTGACTAATCCGGTTGATATACGCCGCATGTTCGACACCACAAAACCTGATATTGTGATTCATCTGGCCGCAAAAGTCGGCGGCATCGGTTTTAATCAGGAAAAACCGGCTGAACTTCTGTACGATAACCTGATGATGGGCACGCAATTGATTCATGAAGCCTGGTTGCACAAGATAGAGAAATTTGTCGCCTTGGGTACCATCTGTGCTTATCCCAAATTTACGCCAGTGCCCTTTAAGGAAGAAGATATCTGGAACGGTTACCCGGAAGAGACCAATGCTCCTTACGGATTAGCCAAAAAAATGATGCTGGTTCAATCGCAGGCGTATCGGCAACAGTACGGTTTTAATTCAATCTTTTTACTGCCTGTCAATCTTTACGGGCCAGGCGATAATTTTAATCCCCGTTCATCCCACGTCATCCCGGCGTTAATTAAAAAATGTTTTGACGCGATGGACAGCCATTCGGACACCCTGGAGGTATGGGGAACGGGCCAGGCAACCCGTGAATTTTTCTATGTTGAAGACGCAGCAGACGCTATTTGTCTGGCGGCTGATTCTTACGAAAAAAGTGAACCCGTTAATATCGGAGCAGGTTTTGAAATTTCTATCAAAGATTTAACAGAACTGATTGCCGGTCTGGTAGGGTTTCCGGGAAAAATTGTTTGGGATACAAGCAAGCCGGACGGTCAGCCCCGTCGTCTGCTCGATACATCCAAAGCGATGAAAGAATTCGGTTTTAAAGCAGCAACAGATTTAAGCACTGGCCTGAATAAGACCATCGACTGGTATAGAAAAAACCGTCACTTTTTAAATAAATAA
- the gmd gene encoding GDP-mannose 4,6-dehydratase, with translation MKKAFITGITGQDGSYLAEFLLNKGYEVHGLIRRSSTFNTDRIDHLYHDSHEPDTKLFLHYGDLSVSGQLMDLLASINPDEIYHLGAQSHVRVSFDMPEYTGDITGLGTLRILESIRKTGIKTKFYQASSSEMFGAAPPPQNENTLFQPRSPYAAAKVYAYYIVRNYRDAYGIFATNGILFNHESPRRGETFVTRKITRAATQIKLGLRDKLYLGNLEAKRDWGFAGDFVEAMWLMLQQDKPDDYAIATGETHSVREFAEKVFSKLGLDYHQHVAVDPRYFRPTEVDVLLGDASKAKKALNWQPKTSFDELVDMMIATDLELAKKEKTLMDAGFTCANSERIS, from the coding sequence ATGAAAAAAGCATTTATTACAGGAATTACCGGACAGGATGGATCATATCTGGCTGAGTTTCTATTAAACAAAGGATATGAAGTTCACGGTTTGATTCGCCGTTCCAGCACATTTAACACGGATCGTATCGATCATCTTTACCACGATTCCCATGAACCGGATACAAAATTATTCCTGCATTATGGTGATTTGAGCGTTTCCGGTCAGCTCATGGATTTGCTCGCCTCCATCAACCCCGACGAAATTTATCATTTGGGCGCGCAAAGTCATGTACGCGTCAGTTTTGACATGCCCGAATACACCGGTGACATTACCGGATTGGGAACCTTGAGAATTCTGGAATCAATCAGAAAGACCGGCATCAAAACAAAATTTTATCAGGCTTCCTCCAGCGAAATGTTCGGCGCGGCGCCACCACCACAAAACGAGAATACTTTATTTCAGCCTCGCAGCCCCTATGCCGCAGCCAAAGTGTATGCCTATTACATTGTGCGAAACTACCGTGATGCTTACGGCATCTTTGCGACCAACGGTATCCTTTTCAATCACGAATCGCCGCGGCGCGGTGAAACATTCGTCACCCGTAAAATTACCCGCGCGGCAACACAAATCAAGCTGGGGCTTAGAGACAAGCTTTACCTGGGCAATCTGGAAGCCAAAAGAGACTGGGGCTTTGCCGGCGACTTTGTGGAAGCAATGTGGCTGATGCTCCAGCAGGATAAACCCGATGATTATGCAATCGCTACCGGTGAAACTCACTCGGTGCGCGAGTTTGCTGAAAAAGTATTCAGCAAACTCGGGTTGGATTATCATCAGCATGTGGCAGTTGATCCCCGTTATTTCCGTCCCACGGAGGTTGACGTTTTACTGGGAGACGCATCCAAAGCGAAAAAAGCTCTGAACTGGCAGCCCAAAACTTCCTTTGACGAGCTCGTAGATATGATGATCGCAACCGATCTGGAATTAGCTAAAAAGGAAAAAACTCTGATGGATGCGGGTTTTACCTGTGCAAACTCTGAAAGAATAAGTTAA
- the hemL gene encoding glutamate-1-semialdehyde-2,1-aminomutase → MTANIENPFAAASQVIAGGVNSPVRAWKSVGGDPVFVSRAQGSKIYDSTGREYIDYVLSWGPMILGHAHPEVIAAICQAAQKGTSFGAPTDAETNMARLISEAIPSIERVRMTSSGTEATMTAIRLARGYTGRNMIIKFDGCYHGHSDSLLIKAGSGVTTLGIPGSPGIPEELARLTLSLPYNDINALENAIERYASQLAAVIIEPIVGNMGVVLPQDGFLNKLRDLTARNGIVLIFDEVITGFRFHFGGYQNLIGIKPDLTCLGKIIGGGMPVGALGGKQEIMERLAPIGDIYQAGTLSGNPLAMSAGIATLNILKSQTTSFASLTYRADDLCQEAEKIFAKQGIAVCINKFCSMFTIFFQEGPVYDLNTALKSKTNLYARFFHGMVKHNVWLAPSQFEAGFLSFAHTDKDIDQTLSALAETLKTL, encoded by the coding sequence ATGACCGCTAATATTGAAAATCCGTTTGCCGCAGCCAGTCAAGTGATCGCAGGCGGCGTGAATTCCCCCGTACGCGCCTGGAAATCGGTTGGCGGTGATCCGGTTTTTGTGAGCCGCGCTCAAGGCAGTAAAATTTATGATTCCACGGGCAGGGAGTATATCGATTATGTTCTCTCCTGGGGGCCGATGATTTTGGGACACGCTCATCCGGAGGTCATTGCCGCTATCTGTCAGGCAGCGCAAAAAGGAACCAGTTTCGGAGCTCCCACCGATGCTGAAACAAACATGGCCCGGCTGATCAGTGAAGCGATTCCATCCATTGAACGGGTGCGAATGACCAGTTCCGGCACAGAGGCCACCATGACGGCTATTCGCCTGGCCAGAGGCTATACAGGCAGAAACATGATCATTAAATTTGACGGCTGCTACCACGGTCATTCCGACTCTCTTTTAATTAAAGCCGGCTCCGGTGTAACAACACTCGGCATTCCGGGCTCGCCGGGGATTCCCGAAGAGCTGGCCAGGCTTACTTTGAGCCTTCCATACAATGATATTAATGCCCTGGAGAACGCGATTGAGCGTTACGCATCGCAACTGGCCGCTGTGATCATTGAACCGATCGTGGGCAACATGGGCGTTGTTCTCCCACAGGATGGTTTCTTAAATAAATTGCGGGATCTGACAGCCCGAAACGGCATCGTGCTGATTTTCGACGAAGTCATTACGGGTTTCCGATTTCACTTCGGCGGATACCAGAACCTGATCGGCATTAAACCTGATCTGACCTGTCTGGGAAAAATCATCGGTGGCGGCATGCCGGTAGGCGCATTAGGAGGCAAACAAGAAATCATGGAAAGACTCGCCCCCATCGGTGATATTTACCAGGCGGGAACCCTTTCCGGAAATCCGCTCGCCATGAGCGCCGGTATCGCTACGCTCAACATTCTCAAATCCCAAACAACTTCTTTTGCATCATTAACGTACCGGGCGGATGATCTTTGCCAGGAAGCGGAAAAAATATTCGCGAAGCAGGGCATTGCCGTCTGCATCAACAAGTTCTGTTCAATGTTCACCATTTTTTTTCAGGAAGGACCGGTGTACGATCTGAACACGGCGTTGAAATCAAAAACCAACCTCTATGCCCGTTTTTTTCACGGTATGGTCAAACACAATGTCTGGCTGGCCCCATCGCAATTTGAAGCAGGGTTCTTATCCTTTGCGCATACGGATAAAGACATCGACCAGACCCTTTCCGCTTTAGCGGAAACATTAAAAACCCTGTAA
- a CDS encoding Lrp/AsnC family transcriptional regulator produces the protein METFSKQKLRAARILQSDIPLVMKPFTQIADTCGLKSDALIAWLKELSQKGVVRKFGAILRHQKAGYRKNALVMWSVPIDAVENAGKLFAGLPFISHCYERKPAFQNKYNLFTMLHAQDDDISSMLSTMSELISSNDFLILESLHEYKKTSPEYF, from the coding sequence ATGGAAACATTCAGCAAACAGAAATTAAGAGCGGCCCGAATCCTCCAATCTGACATTCCGCTTGTCATGAAACCTTTTACGCAAATTGCCGATACCTGCGGTCTCAAAAGCGATGCATTAATAGCCTGGCTTAAAGAGCTTTCCCAAAAAGGTGTTGTAAGAAAGTTCGGCGCAATTCTCAGGCATCAAAAAGCCGGATATCGCAAGAATGCCCTGGTGATGTGGTCAGTTCCGATTGATGCCGTCGAGAATGCCGGCAAGCTATTTGCCGGACTACCATTCATTTCACATTGCTACGAAAGAAAGCCGGCTTTTCAAAATAAATATAATCTCTTTACGATGCTGCATGCACAGGATGATGACATCTCGTCCATGCTCAGCACCATGTCCGAATTAATCAGCAGCAACGATTTTCTTATTCTGGAAAGCCTGCATGAATATAAAAAAACATCTCCGGAGTATTTTTAA
- the atpE gene encoding ATP synthase F0 subunit C, with protein sequence MKKSLIYSVLAFALVIVSAPFVFAAPEAAQAATAGVDYTKAIVIGCALLGAGFAIGFGAVGAGLGLGQATSGASNAVGRNPEAQGKVMLTMMVGMAMTESVAIYALVISLVMLFANPLVKLAGIG encoded by the coding sequence ATGAAAAAGAGTTTGATTTATTCCGTGCTGGCGTTCGCGTTGGTTATTGTTTCCGCTCCCTTTGTATTTGCAGCTCCCGAAGCGGCTCAGGCTGCCACAGCAGGTGTTGATTACACAAAAGCCATTGTTATCGGTTGCGCTCTGCTTGGCGCTGGTTTTGCAATTGGTTTCGGCGCAGTAGGCGCAGGTCTTGGTCTTGGGCAGGCAACAAGCGGTGCAAGTAATGCAGTGGGTAGAAATCCCGAAGCTCAGGGTAAAGTTATGTTAACCATGATGGTCGGTATGGCTATGACGGAATCCGTCGCAATTTACGCGTTGGTTATCTCTCTGGTTATGCTGTTCGCCAACCCGTTAGTAAAGTTGGCCGGTATCGGTTAG